In Paludibaculum fermentans, the genomic stretch CGAGTTCTACCAACGCATCAAGAAGAAGTACGAGGATCCGAAGGTGTGGACGTCGGAGACGAGGGACGAGTACTTCGAGCGCCGCAAGGGCCCGAACGCCAAGAACGAAGATGCGATGTGGACGTTCGAACCCAAGGTGGCCCGCGCGCTGTACTCAGAGATGCTGGCCGAGGCGGGCGTCAAGGTGATCCAGAAAGCGCGGCTCGATCTCAGCCCCGGCAAGGGAGTGGTGAAGGAGAACGGGCGCATCAAGGCGATCGTGCTGGAAGGTGGTACGCGTTATGAAGCCAAGATGTTCATCGATGCGACCTATGAAGGCGACCTGATGGGCATGGCCGGCGTGTCGTACGCGATCGGCCGCGAGAACAACTCCGACTACAAGGAGACCTGGAACGGTTCGCAGCCCAATCACTTCCACTACCACCAGTTCCCGGAAGGCGCGAACGTGGATCCGTATGTCGTCAAGGGCAAGCCGGAAAGCGGCCTGCTGCCGATTATCGATCCTACCGGTCCGGGCGAAGAGGGCAAGGGAGACAAGCGGATCCAGGCCTACTGCTACCGCATGTGCCTGACGAACGATCCAAAGAACCGGCTGCCCATCGAGAAGCCGGCGGGCTACGACGAAAAGGATCACGAACTGCTGCTACGGTTTGCCGAGACGGGCAAGTATCACGAGCCGTCCAGCAAGTACGACCCGATCCCCAACATGAAGACCGACACCAACAACCACGGTGCGGTCTCCACCGACTACATGGGCGCGGACTGGAGCTACCCCGAGGCCGGCTACGCCGAGCGCGAGAAGATCAACAAGCGGCACGAGGTCTATCAGAAGGGTTATATGTGGACCCTGCAGAACAGCCCGCGCGTGCCGGCGAAGCTGCGTGAGTACTACAAGCAGTGGGGCCTGCCGAAGGACGAGTTCACCGAGAACGGCGGCTGGCCGACGCAGCTCTACATTCGAGAAGCGCGGCGCATGATCGGTGCGCTGGTAATGACGGAGCACCACGTGATGGCCCGCGAGATCGTGGAAGACTCCGTCGGCATGGGCGCCTACGGCATGGATTCGCACAACGTCCAGCGCTACGTCACCAAGGCCGGTTTCGTGCGGAATGAAGGCAACGTTCAGGTGGGCGGCTTCCCTCCTTACCCGGTGGGCTACCGTGCCATCACCCCGAAGAAGGACCAGGCCTCGAACCTGCTGGTGCCCGTGGCCCTGTCGGCGACCCACATCGCCTACGGTTCCATCCGCATGGAGCCGGTCTTCATGGTGCTGGGCCAATCGGCCGCCACGGCCGCCGCACTGGCCATCGACGCCAACCAGGCGGTGCAAGACGTTCCTTATCCGAAACTGCGAGAGCGGTTGCTGGCGGATAAGCAGGTGCTGGAAGCTCCGGCAGCGCTCAGCAAGGGCGACATCGATCCCCGGCAGCTCGAAGGCACGGTGATCGACAGCCAGTTCGCTGAACTGACTCCGGCCTGGAAAGGCAGCCGTGCACACAAACCCACGCTGGGCCCTTCCTACTTCGACGACATGGATGCGCGCGACGGCAAGGCGCGGGCGCAGTTCACGGTGAAGATGGAGAAGGCCGGGCGCTACCGGGTGAAGCTGCTGTATCCGCCCTTCGCCAAGCAGGCGACGAATGTGCCGGTGCAGATCTCCGGCGGCGGCAAGACCTACCAGGCCACGGTGAACCAGCGGCAACCCGCCGACTGGCTGGGGACCTACGACCTGCCGGCCGAGTTCACCGTGACGGTGACCAACCAGGGCACCAACGGAGCCGTGGCGGTGGACGGACTGCAGATTGCTCCGGCCCAGTAAGCG encodes the following:
- a CDS encoding FAD-dependent oxidoreductase, whose product is MKKTLLRRGFAALLAPLLALTAISCSGTGPETDILIYGATSGGLAAAIQARRMGKTVVVLDPGTHIGGLTTGGLSWTDIGNKIVVGGIAREFYQRIKKKYEDPKVWTSETRDEYFERRKGPNAKNEDAMWTFEPKVARALYSEMLAEAGVKVIQKARLDLSPGKGVVKENGRIKAIVLEGGTRYEAKMFIDATYEGDLMGMAGVSYAIGRENNSDYKETWNGSQPNHFHYHQFPEGANVDPYVVKGKPESGLLPIIDPTGPGEEGKGDKRIQAYCYRMCLTNDPKNRLPIEKPAGYDEKDHELLLRFAETGKYHEPSSKYDPIPNMKTDTNNHGAVSTDYMGADWSYPEAGYAEREKINKRHEVYQKGYMWTLQNSPRVPAKLREYYKQWGLPKDEFTENGGWPTQLYIREARRMIGALVMTEHHVMAREIVEDSVGMGAYGMDSHNVQRYVTKAGFVRNEGNVQVGGFPPYPVGYRAITPKKDQASNLLVPVALSATHIAYGSIRMEPVFMVLGQSAATAAALAIDANQAVQDVPYPKLRERLLADKQVLEAPAALSKGDIDPRQLEGTVIDSQFAELTPAWKGSRAHKPTLGPSYFDDMDARDGKARAQFTVKMEKAGRYRVKLLYPPFAKQATNVPVQISGGGKTYQATVNQRQPADWLGTYDLPAEFTVTVTNQGTNGAVAVDGLQIAPAQ